A window of Streptomyces sp. DG1A-41 contains these coding sequences:
- a CDS encoding DinB family protein: MVTHVPAEAHGDERGALLSFIAEQRGGIRRTVLGLTDEQAVSTPSASELSLAGLLKHVAEVEQGWIARAKGEPPAVHRDESNWHECFRLVGDETVESCLAYYEKVAAETESFIRSAPSLDDTFLLAKTSWNPKDEWLSLRWLCLHLIRETARHAGHADIIRESLDGATAFQLVAKEQGSSWA, translated from the coding sequence ATGGTCACTCACGTTCCCGCGGAGGCACACGGCGACGAGCGCGGCGCGTTGCTCTCCTTCATCGCCGAGCAGCGCGGCGGCATCCGCCGGACCGTGCTCGGGCTGACGGACGAGCAGGCCGTGAGCACGCCCAGCGCCAGTGAGCTGTCGCTGGCCGGGTTGCTCAAGCACGTCGCCGAGGTCGAGCAGGGCTGGATCGCCCGGGCCAAGGGCGAGCCGCCGGCCGTCCACCGGGACGAGTCGAACTGGCACGAGTGCTTCCGGCTGGTGGGCGACGAGACCGTGGAGTCCTGTCTCGCGTACTACGAGAAGGTGGCGGCCGAGACGGAGTCGTTCATCCGCTCGGCTCCCAGCCTCGACGACACCTTCCTGCTGGCGAAGACGTCCTGGAACCCGAAGGACGAGTGGCTCTCGCTGCGCTGGCTGTGCCTGCACCTGATCCGCGAGACGGCCCGGCACGCCGGCCACGCCGACATCATCCGCGAGTCGCTGGACGGTGCCACCGCGTTCCAACTGGTGGCGAAGGAGCAGGGCAGCTCCTGGGCCTGA
- a CDS encoding glutamate decarboxylase has product MPLNEGPRRPGERRLSVNPFYGPANPVGDMAEAPPTHRLPDQSMAPATAHQLVRDELMLDGNARLNLATFVTTWMEPEAGVLMAECRDKNMIDKDEYPRTAELERRCVAMLADLWHAPDPAAAVGCSTTGSSEACMLAGMALKRRWARRNADRYPGARPNLVMGVNVQVCWEKFCNFWEVEARLVPMEGERFHLDPQAAAELCDENTIGVVGILGSTFDGSYEPVAELCAALDAVQERTGLDIPVHVDGASGAMVAPFLDEDLVWDFRLPRVASINTSGHKYGLVYPGVGWALWRDADALPEELVFRVNYLGGDMPTFALNFSRPGAQVVAQYYTFLRLGRDGYRAVQQAARDVATGLARRIEALGDFLLLTRGEQLPVFAFTTAPDVTAYDVFDVSRRLRESGWLVPAYTFPPHREDLSVLRVVCRNGFSADLAELLAQDLERLLPELRRQPRPFTRDKDAATGFHH; this is encoded by the coding sequence TTGCCGCTCAACGAAGGCCCGCGCCGGCCCGGCGAACGCCGCCTGTCCGTCAATCCCTTCTACGGCCCCGCCAACCCGGTCGGCGACATGGCCGAGGCCCCGCCCACGCACCGGCTCCCGGACCAGTCCATGGCACCGGCGACCGCCCACCAGCTGGTGCGCGACGAGCTGATGCTGGACGGCAACGCGCGGCTGAACCTAGCCACCTTCGTCACCACCTGGATGGAGCCGGAGGCCGGAGTGCTGATGGCGGAGTGCCGGGACAAGAACATGATCGACAAGGACGAGTACCCGCGCACGGCCGAGCTGGAGCGGCGGTGCGTGGCGATGCTCGCCGACCTGTGGCACGCGCCCGACCCGGCGGCGGCCGTGGGCTGTTCGACGACCGGGTCGAGCGAGGCGTGCATGCTCGCCGGGATGGCGCTGAAGCGGCGCTGGGCGCGGCGCAACGCCGACCGGTACCCGGGAGCCCGGCCCAATCTGGTGATGGGCGTGAACGTGCAGGTCTGCTGGGAGAAGTTCTGCAACTTCTGGGAGGTGGAGGCCCGGCTGGTCCCCATGGAGGGTGAGCGGTTCCACCTGGACCCGCAGGCCGCCGCCGAGCTGTGCGACGAGAACACCATCGGCGTCGTCGGCATCCTGGGCTCGACCTTCGACGGGTCCTACGAGCCGGTCGCCGAGCTGTGCGCGGCGCTGGACGCGGTGCAGGAGCGGACCGGGCTCGACATCCCCGTGCATGTCGACGGGGCGTCCGGTGCCATGGTCGCGCCGTTCCTCGACGAGGACCTGGTGTGGGACTTCCGGCTGCCGAGGGTGGCGTCGATCAACACCTCGGGGCACAAGTACGGCCTCGTCTACCCGGGCGTCGGCTGGGCGCTGTGGCGGGACGCGGACGCGCTGCCGGAGGAGCTGGTGTTCCGGGTGAACTACCTGGGCGGCGACATGCCGACGTTCGCGCTGAACTTCTCCCGGCCGGGCGCACAGGTCGTGGCGCAGTACTACACGTTCCTGCGGCTGGGCCGGGACGGCTACCGGGCCGTGCAGCAGGCCGCGCGGGACGTGGCCACGGGGCTCGCCCGGCGGATCGAGGCGCTGGGCGACTTCCTGCTGCTGACCCGGGGCGAGCAGTTGCCGGTGTTCGCCTTCACGACCGCGCCGGACGTGACGGCGTACGACGTCTTCGACGTCTCGCGGCGGCTGCGCGAGAGCGGCTGGCTGGTGCCCGCGTACACCTTCCCGCCGCACCGGGAGGACCTGTCCGTGCTGCGGGTGGTGTGCCGCAACGGCTTCTCGGCGGACCTCGCCGAGCTGCTCGCCCAGGACCTGGAACGGCTGCTGCCGGAACTGCGCCGGCAGCCGCGCCCCTTCACCCGGGACAAGGACGCGGCCACCGGTTTCCACCACTAG
- a CDS encoding DUF397 domain-containing protein: protein MAAAGLHGVAWQKSRHSNSQGSCVEFARLPGGDVAVRNSRFPDGPALVYTRAEIEAMLLGVKDGEFDHLVGG, encoded by the coding sequence ATGGCGGCCGCCGGGCTGCACGGTGTGGCCTGGCAGAAGAGCCGGCACAGCAACTCGCAGGGCTCATGCGTGGAGTTCGCCCGGCTGCCGGGCGGTGACGTGGCCGTCCGCAACTCGCGCTTTCCCGACGGCCCCGCGCTGGTCTACACCCGTGCGGAGATCGAGGCCATGCTGCTGGGCGTGAAGGACGGCGAGTTCGACCACCTGGTGGGGGGCTGA
- a CDS encoding ATP-binding protein — translation MLEPLRQGLPPLDPAAVSDAASCALPARYEAVREARQFTRRTLDQWDLGDRFDDVCLVVSELVTNALRHGLPASPRCFTGQEPSVRLHLMRWTERLVCAVRDPSHDSPVAREADDFSAESGRGLFLVDSFSDSWGWHPLAGALSGKVVWALFRLPQPGSGPNTE, via the coding sequence ATGCTCGAGCCTTTACGGCAGGGCCTTCCGCCGCTGGACCCCGCGGCCGTGTCCGACGCCGCCTCCTGCGCTCTGCCCGCCCGCTACGAAGCGGTGCGCGAGGCACGGCAGTTCACCCGCAGAACCCTCGACCAGTGGGACCTGGGCGACCGTTTCGACGACGTCTGCCTGGTGGTCTCGGAACTCGTCACCAACGCCCTGCGGCACGGCCTGCCGGCGAGCCCCCGGTGCTTCACCGGTCAGGAACCTTCCGTACGGCTGCACCTGATGCGGTGGACCGAGCGACTGGTGTGCGCGGTGCGCGATCCCAGTCACGACAGTCCCGTCGCCCGGGAGGCCGACGACTTCTCGGCCGAGTCGGGCCGGGGGCTGTTCCTCGTCGACTCCTTCAGCGACAGCTGGGGCTGGCATCCGCTCGCCGGCGCGCTCAGCGGCAAGGTGGTCTGGGCGCTGTTCCGGCTGCCGCAGCCCGGTTCGGGGCCGAACACGGAATGA
- a CDS encoding ATP-binding cassette domain-containing protein has product MADTAITVEGAEKRYGDKKALDGLDLRVARGTVHGVLGPNGAGKTTLVRVMSTLLRPDAGRIEVAGHDVVREAYAVRLRIGLLGQHAALDEELGGRQNLELFGRLHHLGARRARARADELLERFDLADTGRKAVRQYSGGMRRRLDLAASLITEPEVLFLDEPTTGLDPRGRAEVWNSVRSLVGGGTTVLLTTQYLEEADQLADRISVVDAGRVIAEGTADALKAETGGDRIDVVLRDAGQLEAAVALLPLTGVTVDTDRRLLSAPVIDRMEALSGVVRALQEAGIEAEDVALRRPTLDEVFLHLTGDDRRVKEAA; this is encoded by the coding sequence GTGGCCGACACGGCGATCACCGTCGAAGGCGCGGAGAAGAGATACGGCGACAAGAAGGCGCTGGACGGGCTCGACCTGCGGGTCGCGCGCGGCACGGTGCACGGGGTGCTCGGCCCGAACGGCGCGGGCAAGACCACCCTGGTGAGGGTGATGTCCACGCTGCTGCGACCCGATGCGGGCCGGATCGAGGTGGCCGGGCACGACGTGGTGCGCGAGGCGTACGCCGTACGGCTGCGCATCGGCCTGCTCGGCCAGCACGCCGCACTCGACGAGGAGCTCGGCGGCCGGCAGAACCTGGAGCTGTTCGGCCGGCTGCACCACCTGGGCGCCAGGCGGGCACGCGCGCGTGCCGACGAGCTCCTGGAGCGCTTCGACCTGGCCGACACCGGCCGCAAGGCGGTCCGGCAGTACAGCGGCGGCATGCGGCGGCGCCTGGACCTCGCGGCCTCCCTGATCACCGAACCGGAGGTGCTGTTCCTGGACGAGCCGACCACCGGCCTCGATCCGCGCGGCCGCGCCGAGGTGTGGAACTCCGTTCGCTCCCTGGTCGGCGGCGGTACGACGGTCCTGCTCACCACGCAGTACCTGGAGGAGGCCGACCAGCTCGCCGACCGCATCTCGGTCGTCGACGCCGGCCGGGTCATCGCCGAGGGCACGGCGGACGCGCTGAAGGCGGAGACGGGCGGCGACCGCATCGACGTGGTCCTGCGCGACGCGGGCCAATTGGAAGCGGCCGTCGCCCTGTTGCCCCTCACGGGGGTCACGGTCGACACCGACCGCCGTCTGCTGAGCGCCCCCGTGATCGACCGCATGGAAGCGCTCTCCGGGGTCGTACGGGCCCTTCAGGAGGCCGGCATCGAGGCGGAGGACGTCGCCCTGCGCCGCCCGACGCTGGACGAGGTGTTCCTGCACCTCACCGGAGACGACCGCCGAGTGAAGGAGGCCGCGTGA
- a CDS encoding aldehyde dehydrogenase family protein gives MSSSYFTDLAQQYIDGEWRPGTGSWDIIDFNPYDDEKLASITIATVDEVDQAYRAASRAQKQWAATNPYARRAVFEKALRLIEEREAEISEAIITELGGTRLKAAFELHLAKEFLREAVQLALRPEGRILPSPVDGKENRVYRVPVGVVGVISPFNFPFLLSIKSVAPALALGNAVVLKPHQNTPIVGGSLVAKIFEDAGLPGGLLNVVITDIAEIGDAFLEHPVPKVISFTGSDQVGLHVATVCARLFKRSVLELGGNSALVVLDDADVDYAVDAAVFSRYVHQGQVCMAANRVLVDRSVADEFTEKFVAKVKTLKAGDPRDPQTVIGPVINSSQADAVAGAVEQALAEGATALVRGGRTDNLVEPSVLTGLPADSALLRQEIFGPVAFLVPFDGEEEAVRLVNDTPYGLSGAVHTGDIERGVNFAKQIDTGMFHVNDGTVHDEPIVPFGGEKHSGLGRLNGETMVDSFTTTKWISVQHGRSGFPF, from the coding sequence ATGTCGTCGTCCTACTTCACCGACCTTGCACAGCAGTACATCGACGGTGAGTGGCGCCCGGGTACCGGTTCCTGGGACATCATCGACTTCAACCCGTACGACGACGAGAAGCTCGCGTCGATCACGATAGCCACGGTCGACGAGGTCGACCAGGCGTACCGGGCGGCCTCCCGTGCCCAGAAGCAATGGGCCGCGACCAACCCCTATGCCCGCCGTGCCGTCTTCGAGAAGGCCCTGAGGCTCATCGAGGAGCGTGAGGCCGAGATATCCGAGGCGATCATCACCGAGCTCGGCGGGACGCGTCTGAAGGCCGCCTTCGAACTGCACCTCGCCAAGGAGTTCCTGCGCGAGGCGGTCCAGCTGGCACTGCGCCCCGAGGGCCGGATCCTCCCCTCGCCGGTGGACGGCAAGGAGAACCGCGTCTACCGCGTGCCGGTCGGTGTCGTGGGCGTGATCAGCCCCTTCAACTTCCCGTTCCTGCTGTCGATCAAGTCCGTCGCCCCGGCGCTCGCGCTCGGCAACGCCGTGGTGCTCAAGCCGCACCAGAACACGCCGATCGTCGGCGGCTCCCTGGTCGCGAAGATCTTCGAGGACGCGGGGCTGCCCGGCGGTCTGCTGAACGTCGTCATCACCGACATCGCGGAGATCGGCGACGCCTTCCTGGAGCACCCGGTGCCCAAGGTCATCTCCTTCACCGGCTCCGACCAGGTCGGCCTGCACGTGGCGACCGTCTGCGCCCGGCTGTTCAAGCGCTCGGTCCTCGAACTGGGCGGCAACAGCGCACTGGTGGTCCTCGACGACGCCGACGTCGACTACGCGGTCGACGCGGCCGTCTTCAGCCGGTACGTCCACCAGGGCCAGGTCTGCATGGCCGCCAACCGCGTCCTGGTCGACCGGTCCGTCGCCGACGAGTTCACCGAGAAGTTCGTCGCCAAGGTGAAGACCCTCAAGGCGGGCGACCCGCGCGACCCTCAGACCGTCATCGGCCCGGTCATCAACTCCTCGCAGGCGGACGCCGTCGCGGGCGCGGTCGAGCAGGCCCTCGCCGAGGGCGCCACGGCCCTGGTGCGCGGCGGGCGCACCGACAACCTCGTCGAGCCGTCCGTCCTGACCGGCCTGCCCGCCGACTCGGCCCTGCTGCGGCAGGAGATCTTCGGCCCGGTCGCCTTCCTCGTCCCCTTCGACGGTGAGGAGGAGGCCGTACGCCTCGTCAACGACACCCCGTACGGCCTGAGCGGTGCCGTCCACACCGGGGACATCGAGCGGGGCGTGAACTTCGCCAAGCAGATCGACACGGGCATGTTCCACGTGAACGACGGCACCGTCCACGACGAGCCGATCGTCCCGTTCGGCGGCGAGAAGCACTCGGGCCTCGGCAGGCTCAACGGCGAGACGATGGTGGACTCGTTCACCACGACCAAGTGGATCTCTGTGCAGCACGGCCGGAGCGGGTTCCCGTTCTGA
- a CDS encoding ABC transporter permease, whose product MTAHALTDSWTMTRRELARWGRQPVQLVVNLIFPVMLLLMFGYLIGGGRGVSGEYRDYLIPGMLALTMAFGLEGTMIAVTRDLDKGVIDRFRSMPMANGAVLVGRSAADMLQSALALLVLIGVGAALGWRVHGGPVAFLGAVGLLLLFRFAMLWIGIHLALVAGKPEMVQAVQILVWPVGFLSNALALPDTMPGWLGTVVEWNPMSHTATAVRDLFGTPGAEPGHVWAAIVWPLVLLAVFFPLAVRRFGRLSR is encoded by the coding sequence GTGACCGCCCACGCCCTGACCGACTCCTGGACCATGACCCGCCGGGAACTCGCCCGCTGGGGACGGCAGCCGGTCCAGCTGGTCGTCAACCTGATCTTCCCCGTGATGCTCCTGCTCATGTTCGGCTATTTGATCGGCGGCGGCCGGGGAGTGAGCGGCGAGTACCGCGACTACCTGATCCCCGGCATGCTCGCGCTCACCATGGCCTTCGGCCTGGAGGGCACGATGATCGCCGTCACCCGGGACCTCGACAAGGGCGTCATCGACCGCTTCCGCTCGATGCCCATGGCCAACGGAGCGGTGTTGGTGGGCCGTTCGGCCGCCGACATGCTCCAGTCGGCGCTGGCCCTGCTGGTGCTCATCGGCGTGGGCGCCGCGCTCGGCTGGCGGGTCCACGGCGGCCCGGTGGCCTTCCTGGGCGCCGTGGGCCTGCTGCTCCTGTTCCGGTTCGCCATGCTGTGGATCGGCATCCACCTGGCGCTGGTGGCCGGGAAGCCGGAGATGGTCCAGGCCGTGCAGATCCTGGTCTGGCCGGTCGGCTTCCTGTCCAACGCCCTGGCCCTCCCCGACACCATGCCCGGCTGGCTCGGCACGGTCGTCGAGTGGAACCCCATGTCCCACACGGCCACGGCCGTCCGGGACCTGTTCGGCACCCCCGGCGCGGAGCCCGGGCACGTGTGGGCGGCGATCGTCTGGCCCCTCGTCCTGCTGGCGGTGTTCTTCCCGCTGGCGGTACGGAGGTTCGGTCGGCTGAGCCGCTAG
- a CDS encoding type B 50S ribosomal protein L31, whose translation MRKGIHPDYGPVVFRDRAANYAFLTRSTMTSEKTIEWEDGNTYPVVDVEISDVSHPFYTGTARVLDTAGRVERFERRYGKKG comes from the coding sequence ATGCGCAAGGGAATCCACCCGGACTACGGTCCCGTCGTCTTCCGCGACCGCGCCGCGAACTACGCGTTCCTCACCCGCTCGACCATGACGAGCGAGAAGACCATCGAGTGGGAGGACGGCAACACCTACCCGGTCGTCGACGTCGAGATCTCCGACGTCAGCCACCCCTTCTACACCGGCACCGCCCGCGTCCTGGACACCGCGGGACGCGTGGAGCGCTTCGAGCGCCGGTACGGAAAGAAGGGCTGA
- a CDS encoding helix-turn-helix transcriptional regulator translates to MLLGSQLRRLREARGITREAAGYSIRASESKISRMELGRVSFKTRDVEDLLTLYGITDEQERASLLSLAKEANVAGWWHSYSDVLPSWFPTYVGLEGAASLIRAYEVQFVHGLLQTEAYAHAVVRRGMQGASEADVERRVALRLERQKHLVDESAPDFHIILDEAALRRPYGDREVMRGQLQHLIEVSERPNVRLQVVPFSLGGHSGESGAFTILSFPESDLSDVVYLEQLTSALYLDKPEDVAQYEKALKELQSDSPGPSESRDLLRGLLQLS, encoded by the coding sequence ATGCTGCTCGGATCACAACTCAGGCGACTGCGTGAGGCGCGGGGCATCACGCGCGAGGCGGCGGGCTACTCGATCCGCGCCTCCGAGTCGAAGATCAGCCGGATGGAGTTGGGCCGGGTGAGCTTCAAGACCAGAGACGTCGAGGACCTGCTGACGCTGTACGGCATCACGGACGAGCAGGAGCGCGCCTCCCTGCTGTCCCTGGCCAAGGAGGCCAACGTCGCGGGCTGGTGGCACAGTTACTCGGACGTGCTGCCCAGCTGGTTCCCCACCTACGTCGGCCTGGAGGGCGCCGCCTCGCTGATCCGGGCGTACGAGGTGCAGTTCGTGCACGGCCTGCTCCAGACCGAGGCGTACGCGCACGCGGTGGTCCGGCGGGGCATGCAGGGTGCGAGCGAGGCCGACGTGGAGCGGCGCGTGGCGCTGCGCCTGGAGCGGCAGAAACACCTCGTCGACGAGAGCGCGCCCGACTTCCACATCATCCTGGACGAGGCCGCCCTGCGCCGCCCGTACGGTGACCGCGAGGTGATGCGCGGCCAGCTCCAGCACCTCATCGAGGTCTCCGAGCGGCCCAACGTGCGGCTGCAGGTGGTGCCGTTCAGCCTCGGCGGCCACTCCGGCGAAAGTGGCGCGTTCACGATCCTCAGCTTCCCGGAGTCCGACCTCTCGGACGTCGTCTACCTGGAGCAGCTCACCAGTGCGCTGTACCTGGACAAGCCCGAGGACGTCGCCCAGTACGAGAAGGCGCTCAAGGAGCTCCAGAGCGACAGCCCGGGCCCTTCGGAGAGCCGGGATCTTCTCCGAGGGCTCCTCCAACTCTCCTGA
- a CDS encoding PadR family transcriptional regulator encodes MSAIRLLVLGAVRMHGRAHGYQVRNDLEYWGAHEWSNAKPGSIYHALKQMAKQGLLHAHEVAPSTAGGPPRTEYEITETGTEEYFRLLREALVTYDQRGDVKTAAVGFVVDLPRAEAVALLKERTLRIEQWRASVLEHYVPEEGPGQLGHIGEIMNMWVHTAHSEAEWTRGLIERIEGGAYTFADEGDPFVGVLAEDAENPYATGERHPGDDH; translated from the coding sequence ATGTCAGCGATCCGTCTCCTCGTGCTCGGCGCGGTCCGCATGCACGGGCGGGCCCACGGCTACCAGGTGCGCAACGACCTGGAGTACTGGGGCGCGCACGAGTGGTCCAACGCCAAGCCCGGCTCGATCTACCACGCCCTGAAGCAGATGGCGAAGCAGGGACTGCTGCACGCGCACGAGGTCGCCCCGTCCACGGCCGGCGGCCCGCCGCGCACGGAGTACGAGATCACCGAGACGGGGACCGAGGAGTACTTCCGGTTGCTGCGCGAGGCGCTGGTCACGTACGACCAGCGGGGGGACGTGAAGACGGCCGCCGTCGGCTTCGTCGTCGACCTGCCGCGGGCGGAGGCGGTCGCGCTGCTGAAGGAGCGCACCCTGCGGATCGAGCAGTGGCGGGCCTCCGTCCTGGAGCACTACGTCCCCGAGGAGGGGCCCGGACAGCTGGGCCACATCGGCGAGATCATGAACATGTGGGTCCACACGGCCCACTCCGAGGCCGAGTGGACCCGCGGTCTCATCGAGCGCATCGAGGGCGGCGCCTACACCTTCGCCGACGAGGGCGACCCGTTCGTCGGCGTCCTGGCCGAGGACGCGGAGAACCCGTACGCGACGGGGGAGCGGCATCCCGGGGACGACCACTAA
- the rpsR gene encoding 30S ribosomal protein S18: MPRKIDRKPVKNRPNPLDQAGIEYIDYKDTDLLRKFISDRGKIRSRRVTRVSAQQQRQLARAIKNAREMALLPYAGR, translated from the coding sequence ATGCCCCGCAAGATCGACCGCAAGCCCGTCAAGAACCGCCCCAACCCGCTGGACCAGGCCGGGATCGAGTACATCGACTACAAGGACACCGACCTGCTGCGGAAGTTCATCTCCGACCGCGGCAAGATCCGCAGCCGCCGGGTCACCCGCGTGTCGGCCCAGCAGCAGCGGCAGCTGGCCCGGGCGATCAAGAACGCCCGCGAGATGGCGCTGCTGCCGTACGCCGGCCGCTGA
- a CDS encoding GTP-binding protein, producing the protein MPELSVVIVGGLHADARRAAVARLLADVPGSVALHHDLATAAAGAVVRTVRDATGVLDAGEAPLVNDCACCALREDLVPELERLADAGRTPLAVVELWDSVEPKAMAEVVTAGGLTVTGVVTAVDPALVLPYLGNGDDLADGGLAAAATDQRTVADTFARQLEYAPVLAIAESPEADDEDRELLAQLHPTARQALIGQDAPAYPDGDGLTVPAPRRRPLSPLAEAALAGFDVESAAAAQHPACALLPAEADAHGVSTLVWQQRRPFHPERLYAALEDLTCAAARSRGRFWLADKPDTLFHWDAAGGALCVESAGPWLASLPDAAWEMVPPVRRAAAALDWHPEHGDRGQHLVFTSPGLDRDGLERLLESCLLTDAEYAAGRDAWQRLPHAFDTLLEV; encoded by the coding sequence GTGCCCGAGCTCTCCGTCGTGATCGTCGGCGGCCTGCACGCCGACGCCCGCAGGGCGGCCGTGGCCCGGCTGCTCGCCGACGTGCCCGGCAGCGTCGCCCTCCACCACGACCTGGCGACGGCCGCGGCCGGCGCGGTCGTACGGACCGTCCGCGACGCCACCGGCGTCCTGGACGCGGGGGAGGCGCCGCTCGTCAACGACTGCGCCTGCTGTGCCCTGCGCGAGGACCTGGTCCCGGAGCTGGAGCGGCTCGCGGACGCCGGGCGAACGCCCCTGGCCGTCGTCGAACTGTGGGACTCCGTCGAGCCCAAGGCCATGGCCGAGGTCGTCACGGCCGGCGGGCTCACCGTCACCGGCGTGGTCACCGCCGTCGACCCGGCCCTGGTCCTGCCGTACCTCGGCAACGGCGACGACCTGGCCGACGGCGGTCTCGCCGCCGCCGCCACCGACCAGCGCACGGTCGCCGACACCTTCGCCCGCCAGCTGGAGTACGCCCCCGTCCTCGCGATCGCCGAGTCCCCGGAGGCCGACGACGAGGACCGCGAGCTGCTCGCGCAGCTGCACCCGACGGCCCGCCAGGCCCTGATCGGGCAGGACGCCCCGGCGTACCCGGACGGCGACGGTCTGACGGTTCCGGCCCCGCGGCGGCGCCCGCTCTCGCCGCTGGCCGAGGCCGCCCTGGCCGGCTTCGACGTGGAGTCGGCGGCGGCCGCCCAGCACCCCGCGTGTGCCCTGCTCCCCGCCGAGGCCGACGCGCACGGCGTCTCCACCCTGGTCTGGCAGCAGCGCCGCCCCTTCCACCCGGAGCGGCTCTACGCCGCCCTGGAGGACCTGACCTGCGCGGCCGCCCGCAGCCGGGGCCGGTTCTGGCTCGCCGACAAGCCCGACACGCTGTTCCACTGGGACGCGGCGGGCGGGGCGCTGTGCGTGGAGAGCGCGGGGCCGTGGCTCGCCTCCCTGCCGGACGCGGCCTGGGAGATGGTCCCGCCGGTGCGCCGCGCCGCCGCCGCGCTGGACTGGCACCCCGAGCACGGCGACCGCGGCCAGCACCTGGTCTTCACCTCGCCCGGCCTCGACCGGGACGGCCTGGAGCGGCTGCTGGAGTCCTGCCTGCTGACCGACGCCGAGTACGCGGCCGGGCGCGACGCCTGGCAGCGGCTGCCGCACGCCTTCGACACCCTCCTGGAGGTCTGA